The nucleotide sequence ACCCTTTGCTTCATACCGCCGGAGAGTTCGTGAGGGTAAAGATGCCCCGCTCGGTCAAGCTTCATCACCTGGAGTTCTTTTTTGACTCGACGTTCTCTCTCGGCAAGAGGAATATTTCGGGAGATGAGCCAAAGTTCGATATTTTGATGCACCGTAAGCCAAGGAAGAAGTGCGAACTGCTGGAAGACAAATCCGCATTCTTTCGGAAGTGCCGTGGAAGCCCATTCAAGCGACCCCGCGTACTCCTTATCGAGTCCAGACATCAGGCGAAGAAGAGTTGATTTACCAGAACCGGAAGCCCCGAGAAAAGTAAAGATCTCCCCTTCTTTTATTTCAAGATTAATATCGGTAAGTATGCGCACTTCTTTTCCGCGCCCTTCCCGAAAACTTTTTGAAACATTTTTTAATTTAAGAATAGTACTCATAAATAAAAAGTTATTCCTCTAGCATCTTATGGCTTCGTTCAAGAAGAGGGAGCCAGATTATTTTGTTCACACTGAAAATGAGGAGGAGAAATCCAAGAACTCCGAGAGCTGTGAGAGTTGTATTTGTAGCAAATTGTTCGAAAAAGTGTCCAAGCCCTGATTGAATGCCGATAATAATTTCTGTTGCAACAAGCGCTTCCCATCCTTCTCCAATACCAATAATGGAACCTGTAATGAGGGCCGGAAAGCTGACAGGAATCAAAAATGATTTTATATATCGC is from Candidatus Paceibacterota bacterium and encodes:
- a CDS encoding ABC transporter ATP-binding protein translates to MSTILKLKNVSKSFREGRGKEVRILTDINLEIKEGEIFTFLGASGSGKSTLLRLMSGLDKEYAGSLEWASTALPKECGFVFQQFALLPWLTVHQNIELWLISRNIPLAERERRVKKELQVMKLDRAGHLYPHELSGGMKQRVGIARALVIEPKIIFMDEAFSELDSYTAQTLRQELLNIWQERKMTIVMVTHILEEALELADRIAVLTSDHPSTISHVMENSLSRPRQKRSPEFFAHEDKLFGYVRPHLEAKERRDAMM